One Jannaschia sp. GRR-S6-38 genomic window carries:
- a CDS encoding tRNA1(Val) (adenine(37)-N6)-methyltransferase: MTVTRDGFLGGRVTLAQPARGFRAGSDAVLLAAACPARPGETVLDLGCGVGAAMYCLGARVQGLRLTGVERDAEAARLARANGPAEVIEGSVLDLPPALRLGFDHVICNPPYFGATTAPAADPARAAALREAAPGDLARWIDVACRRAGPKGSVTFVARADRLADLLGAMAPRLGGLRVLPVAGRAGVEAGRVIVRGQKGARAPLSLLAPFVMHAGAAHESDRDSHTPQAQAVLRDGQALDLG, from the coding sequence ATGACTGTCACGCGCGACGGGTTCCTGGGCGGCCGCGTCACCTTGGCGCAGCCGGCGCGGGGGTTCCGCGCCGGCTCGGACGCGGTGCTTCTGGCGGCCGCCTGCCCGGCGCGCCCGGGCGAGACGGTGCTGGATCTGGGCTGCGGGGTCGGCGCGGCGATGTACTGTCTCGGGGCGCGGGTCCAAGGGCTGCGGCTGACCGGGGTCGAGCGCGACGCCGAGGCCGCGCGCCTGGCGCGCGCGAACGGCCCGGCGGAGGTGATCGAAGGCTCGGTGCTGGACCTGCCGCCCGCGCTGCGCCTCGGCTTCGACCACGTGATCTGCAACCCGCCCTATTTCGGCGCGACCACCGCGCCCGCCGCCGATCCGGCGCGCGCCGCCGCCCTGCGCGAAGCGGCGCCGGGCGACTTGGCGCGCTGGATCGACGTGGCCTGCCGCCGCGCCGGGCCGAAGGGCAGCGTCACCTTCGTCGCCCGCGCCGACCGGCTGGCCGACCTTCTGGGCGCGATGGCGCCCCGGCTGGGCGGGCTGCGCGTGCTGCCCGTCGCGGGGCGCGCGGGGGTCGAGGCGGGGCGCGTGATTGTCCGGGGCCAGAAGGGCGCGCGCGCGCCGCTGAGCCTGCTTGCGCCTTTCGTAATGCACGCCGGGGCGGCCCACGAAAGCGACCGCGACAGCCATACGCCGCAAGCTCAAGCAGTCTTGCGCGACGGGCAGGCGCTGGACCTCGGATAG
- a CDS encoding YdcH family protein, with amino-acid sequence MSLNSHLQELRKKHADLSRQVETEARSPGADSIALTELKKRKLAIKQQIERLDGATAN; translated from the coding sequence ATGTCGCTGAATTCGCACCTTCAGGAGCTGCGCAAGAAGCATGCCGACCTTTCCCGACAGGTGGAGACCGAGGCGCGCAGTCCCGGCGCGGACAGCATCGCGCTGACCGAGCTGAAGAAGCGAAAACTGGCCATCAAGCAGCAGATCGAGCGGCTGGACGGCGCCACGGCGAACTGA